A segment of the Bacillota bacterium genome:
ATCGAGCCTTCTCCCCCCAAGATGCTCGTCCCGCCTATAACGACACGCGAAATCGCTTGTAAGTCAACCAGTGGACCGATATCCGCTTGGCCCTGACCAATACGAGAGACGGCAATAAGGCCTGCCAATGCAGCACTCAAGCCGTTTATGCCGAATATGACGGTTCTTACCCGATTGACTCGGACTCCGGAGAGATAGGCGGCCTCTGGATTTCCCCCAATGGCATACACTGCCCTCCCGAAGGTCGTCTTGGACAGCAGCAGCCACGTTAACGCCACCCAGGCGAACAGCACGAGAATCGGATACTTCACCCCTACAAAACTGCCCTGTCCTAACCATTTGAAAGCCGAGTCCTCCACGATGATCAGCCTGCCGCCCGTGAGAATCATGGCCAGCCCCCGGATGATGTATCCGGTGGCGAGAGTGGCGATGAAGGAGTGAGCCCGGAACCCCCCCACGATGATGCCGTTCAACAGCCCGAACGCCAGCCCGGCCAACAAACCAAGAGCCAGCCCGGCCCCCGTGAGCCCCCGCACAGCGATCATAGCGGCTAAGCATCCGGCGAACGCGTAGCTACCGCCCACCGAGAGGTCGAAATTGCCACTGATGATTGCTAATGTCATCGCGCAGGCTACAATACCAATCTCGGCTGACTGATCCAGGATGTTGTGAAGGTTGCGGGCCGTTAGGAAGGTAGGCGTCGAGACTGAAAGCACAACAAAGAGCAGGATAAAAGCCAGGACAATCCCGTAGCTGCGGAGCATCGTTCGGGCAACCGCGAGAATCCGTCCTTTGCGGCCCGACCTTGCCACATCACTCGCTACCCCCCTAGGCAAGGCCTGCACCGCCTCGGTCTCCGGTGAACATGGCTTGCATCACCCTGCCCTCATTCAGGTCCGAGCCGAAGAACTCTCCCACGATCCGACCCGACCGCATCACTAAAACCCGGTGGGCAAGGCCCAGAACCTCGGCCAGATCAGATGAGATGAGGAGCACCGCCATTCCTTCCTGGGCCAGGGACTGAATGAGCCGGTAAATGGCCCGCTTCGCACCGACGTCCACTCCGGCGGTCGGCTCGTCGGCAATTAGCACTTGCGGCCGACCGAATAGCCACTTCGCGAAAAGAACCTTCTGCTGGTTCCCCCCCGACAGTGTCCGGGCCTCCGCCCGTGGGTCCGACGGCCTGACGTCTAGCTCTCTCAACAGGCGCGCCACCTTAGAATGCTCGCGCCTCACCTCAACGAACGGACCACGCGCTACCCCCTTCAGGTGGGGCAGCGAGACGTTGTGACCAACCGGCAGTCTCGGCACTAACCCCTGGGCCTTCCGGTTCTCCGGTAGCAAAGCGATCCCCGCATCAATCGCCTCACGGGGCGACCGCGGGTTCACCACTCTGC
Coding sequences within it:
- a CDS encoding ABC transporter permease, with translation MARSGRKGRILAVARTMLRSYGIVLAFILLFVVLSVSTPTFLTARNLHNILDQSAEIGIVACAMTLAIISGNFDLSVGGSYAFAGCLAAMIAVRGLTGAGLALGLLAGLAFGLLNGIIVGGFRAHSFIATLATGYIIRGLAMILTGGRLIIVEDSAFKWLGQGSFVGVKYPILVLFAWVALTWLLLSKTTFGRAVYAIGGNPEAAYLSGVRVNRVRTVIFGINGLSAALAGLIAVSRIGQGQADIGPLVDLQAISRVVIGGTSILGGEGSIWRTVFGVLLMRLMANGFNILNVSPFYQRVFEGAVILFAVALDTLTRSRSGR